The Primulina huaijiensis isolate GDHJ02 chromosome 12, ASM1229523v2, whole genome shotgun sequence genome has a window encoding:
- the LOC140990109 gene encoding uncharacterized protein: MKRNQEFVFAGEQAARQEREENVEVHQSRVEETQPLPTGEISEMGEMWKEIRRLREQVESRAPVPKRGSPFSLTILEEGLPPNFRRSNIGEYDGHTDPEEHLGRFENAALLHQYSDGVRCRVFLGTLVRSAQQWFNTLQPNSIRSFEDFSAPFLHRFASSKRHQKNYLSLFVMKQQESETLREFVQRFNNAALEIPSATPAIMISAFTQGLRGGEFFKSLVKKPPSTYDDLLAWAEKYINLEDAQRYRRMEQRPGGSRMEGGERGGRKRGSGEKEEDKNRSRGQFSSHVPLNRNRDKVMEVREPEGRWEKSQRAEGGVRMPPSDKREASSSGDRPKPRPSPRRGRGPPWINQRVGEPKREERDSGRARKAHGRRLENFEISRGADLPQDPVISFGPEDLRGIVAPHNDALVVTATIANYDVARIFIDNGISVNILFKSTLDQMKVEGFEFDPVSTPLYGFAGHAIPPLGQITLPLSLGRDPRRVTKMITFTVVDTPSSYNGILGRPALKDFRAVASTDHQKLKFPVGKEVGVLCGDQKVARRCYEGTVKEEGKRARVEVNMIRRGRSGLPVARKEVWEVMEEEPEVIVLGPEKKMLRIARDLDLRVREELIAFLQANLSVFAWSAKELTGTAPDVAEHRLNILPNARPVKQKKRHFGPEKDKVIQKEVGELLEAGHIREVQFPTWLSNVVIVPKSSGKWRMCVDFRDLNKACPKDCYPLSRIDQLVDSTAGHQYLCMLDAYQGYH, from the exons atgaaaagGAATCAAGAGTTCGTGTTTGCAGGGGAACAGGCCGCCCGTCAGGAACGTGAGGAAAATGTTGAAGTCCACCAGAGCAGGGTGGAGGAGACGCAACCCCTCCCAACtggggagattagtgagatggggGAGATGTGGAAAGAGATACGGAGGTTGAGGGAGCAGGTAGAAAGCAGAGCGCCGGTACCCAAGAGAGGAAGCCCTTTTTCACTAACCATCTTGGAGGAAGGGCTTCCTCCGAATTTCCGACGATCTAACATTGGTGAGTATGACGGACATACTGAccccgaggaacacttggggagatTTGAAAATGCGGCTTTGTTGCACCAATATTCAGATGGAGTCAGgtgcagggtgtttctgggcacgttggtgaggtcagcccagcagTGGTTTAACACcctgcagcccaactccatacgTTCTTTTGAGGACTTTTCAGCTCCCTTCTTGCACCGATTCGCTAGCAGCAAGaggcaccagaaaaattatttgagcctGTTCGTGATGAAACAACAGGAGTCTGAGACTTTGCGAgaatttgtccagcgttttAACAATGCAGCGCTGGAGATACCATCGGCTACCCCGGccatcatgataagtgccttcACCCAAGGCTTGAGAGGAGGAGAGTTTTTTAAATCACTGGTCAAGAAACCTCCGTCGACCTATGATGACTTGCTGGCTTGGGCGGAGAAGTATATAAATCTAGAGGATGCACAACGGTATAGAAGGATGGAGCAGCGGCCCGGGGGAAGTAGGATGGAGGGGGGAGAGAGAGGAGGTAGGAAGAGAGGTTCAGGGGAGAAGGAGGAGGACAAAAATAGAAGtagaggacaattctcatcaCATGTTCCTCTGAACAGGAATCGCGATAAGGTAATGGAGGTGAGGGAGCCAGAGGGAAGGTGGGAGAAGTCGCAGAGAGCGGAGGGCGGTGTTAGGATGCCTCCGTCAGACAAACGAGAGGCATCCTCATCCGGGGATCGACCGAAGCCTCGCCCATCTCCCAGGCGAGGTCGAGGTCCTCCTTGGATCAACCAGAGGGTCGGAGAGCCGAAAAGAGAAGAGCGGG actctggGCGAGCTCGGAAAGCGCACGGGAGGAGGTTGGAGAATTTTGAGATATCCAGGGGTGCAGACTTACCCCAAGATCCTGTCATCAGCTTCGGGCCGGAAGACCTTCGAGGTATCGTGGCTCCTcataacgatgccttggtggtgaCAGCCACTATTGCCAACTACGATGTGGCAAGGATCTTCATTGATAATGGGATCTCTGTAAATATATTGTTCAAGAGCACGTTGGATCAGATGAAGGTGGAAGGGTTCGAGTTTGATCCGGTCTCCACTCCTCTGTATGGGTTCGCGGGACATGCCATTCCGCCGCTGGGTCAAATTACTCTTCCCCTATCTTTGGGGCGCGACCCTCGGCGGGTAACAAAGATGATAACATTTACCGTGGTGGATACTCCCTCATCATATAATGGAATCCTGGGGCGGCCAGCCTTAAAGGATTTCAGAGCCGTAGCCTCCACGGATCATCAGAAGTTGAAGTTTCCTGTGGGGAAGGAAGTGGGAGTCTTGTGCGGGGACCAGAAGGTCGCGCGTCGGTGTTATGAAGGGACGGTGAAGGAGGAGGGGAAGAGGGCGCGGGTGGAAGTTAATATGATTAGAAGGGGGAGGAGTGGGTTACCAGTAGCGAGGAAGGAAGTTTGGGAGGTTATGGAGGAAGAACCGGAGGTCATAGTGCTGGGACCCGAAAAGAAAATGCTCAGAATAGCCCGTGACCTTGACCTAAGGGTTAGGGAGGAACTCATTGCTTTCTTACAGGCCAATCTCAGCGTGTTCGCTTGGTCAGCTAAAGAGCTCACTGGGACGGCCCCGGATGTGGCGGAGCATCGGTTGAACATCTTGCCGAATGCTCGCCcagtaaaacaaaagaaaagacatTTCGGGCCTGAGAAAGATAAAGTTATACAGAAAGAGGTCGGTGAATTGCTTGAGGCTGGGCACATTCGAGAAGTGCAATTCCCTACTTGGCTATCGAATGTTGTCATAGTCCCGAAGAGTTCAGGAAAGTGGAGAATGTGTGTGGACTTCAGAGATCTCAACAAGGCATGTCCTAAAGATTGTTATCCTTTGTCTCGGATAGATCAGTTGGTGGACTCCACAGCTGGACATCAGTATTTGTGCATGCTGGACGCTTATCAAGGGTACCATTAA
- the LOC140990325 gene encoding protein IQ-DOMAIN 17-like isoform X2 → MGKNGGNSWFSTVKKAFRTPPKDNGKRSSRSLEENELVEEEEDKVYRGKRRWIFLKPICQETIIQHKVSEFTSSPIQNGENSAKKQAFEGLVRDQRRAVAVAMATTAAAEAAVATAQAAVEIIKLTKPTFLLADGKEQSTAALVIQTAFRGYLARRALFALKGIVKLQALVRGHNIRKRAKMTLRCIESLVRVQARVCEERRRLSFEGTSPGSMFYLAQSLHAFSTNDSREHPWTQEEIQALIQRGKKCSLKQILKLDSEGESASSSKKIAYQRYPIKNIVEIDTSYKYNSSQHQHNKQSLRPSQIAPPRHREHQNFLPHSPSSSKFIQVQLTSPRRQREENYYRYSEKPATKNSGLVPRPNFMAATASAMARVRSHSVPNLRSLSPNRKQTFSVKKRLSFMEGDNIDGNTNTPKYTSIHSNQFSLERTSNVSS, encoded by the exons ATGGGAAAAAATGGTGGCAATTCTTGGTTCAGTACAGTGAAAAAGGCTTTCAGAACTCCTCCGAAAGATAATGGCAAGAGGAGCAGCAGGAGTTTGGAAGAAAATGAGTTagtggaagaagaagaagataaggTATAT AGGGGAAAGAGGAGGTGGATTTTTTTGAAACCAATCTGTCAAGAAACTATTATACAACATAAAGTTTCAGAATTTACAAGCTCTCCAATTCAAAATGGCGAAAATTCGGCCAAAAAACAAGCATTTGAGGGGCTCGTACGTGATCAAAGGCGTGCAGTTGCTGTGGCTATGGCGACTACAGCTGCTGCTGAGGCTGCAGTGGCAACAGCACAAGCCGCTGTAGAGATTATTAAGCTCACAAAACCGACTTTTCTCTTGGCTGATGGTAAAGAACAAAGTACTGCTGCTCTTGTGATTCAAACAGCCTTCAGAGGTTATCTg GCAAGAAGAGCCCTCTTTGCATTGAAGGGAATTGTGAAGCTGCAAGCTCTGGTGAGAGGACACAATATCCGGAAACGAGCAAAGATGACTCTACGATGTATTGAATCCCTAGTCCGAGTACAAGCTCGAGTATGCGAAGAACGGAGGAGGTTATCATTTGAAGGAACAAGTCCAGGCTCCATGTTCTACCTGGCCCAGAGTCTCCATGCATTT TCTACAAATGATTCGCGTGAGCATCCATGGACACAGGAGGAAATCCAGGCTCTGATTCAGCGAGGTAAAAAGTGTTCACTCAAACAG ATATTAAAGTTGGATTCCGAAGGAGAATCTGCATCTTCAAGCAAGAAAATAGCCTATCAAAGATATCCAATCAAGAATATTGTAGAAATCGACACTTCTTACAAGTACAACTCCTCACAACATCAACATAACAAACAAAGTCTCAGACCATCTCAAATCGCCCCACCCCGACATCGAGAACACCAAAATTTCTTACCTCATAGTCCATCCTCGTCGAAGTTCATACAAGTTCAGTTAACCAGCCCTCGTCGTCAAAGAGAGGAGAACTACTATCGATATTCAGAAAAGCCAGCTACCAAAAACTCAGGCCTCGTTCCTCGACCAAACTTTATGGCTGCCACTGCGTCGGCCATGGCTCGAGTGAGATCACACAGCGTGCCAAATCTGAGGTCTTTGAGCCCAAATAGAAAGCAAACTTTTTCGGTGAAGAAACGACTGTCTTTCATGGAAGGAGACAACATAGATGGTAACACGAATACCCCAAAGTATACAAGCATTCATTCCAATCAATTTAGCCTCGAGAGGACATCTAATGTGTCATCTTGA
- the LOC140990325 gene encoding protein IQ-DOMAIN 17-like isoform X1 → MGKNGGNSWFSTVKKAFRTPPKDNGKRSSRSLEENELVEEEEDKVYKRGKRRWIFLKPICQETIIQHKVSEFTSSPIQNGENSAKKQAFEGLVRDQRRAVAVAMATTAAAEAAVATAQAAVEIIKLTKPTFLLADGKEQSTAALVIQTAFRGYLARRALFALKGIVKLQALVRGHNIRKRAKMTLRCIESLVRVQARVCEERRRLSFEGTSPGSMFYLAQSLHAFSTNDSREHPWTQEEIQALIQRGKKCSLKQILKLDSEGESASSSKKIAYQRYPIKNIVEIDTSYKYNSSQHQHNKQSLRPSQIAPPRHREHQNFLPHSPSSSKFIQVQLTSPRRQREENYYRYSEKPATKNSGLVPRPNFMAATASAMARVRSHSVPNLRSLSPNRKQTFSVKKRLSFMEGDNIDGNTNTPKYTSIHSNQFSLERTSNVSS, encoded by the exons ATGGGAAAAAATGGTGGCAATTCTTGGTTCAGTACAGTGAAAAAGGCTTTCAGAACTCCTCCGAAAGATAATGGCAAGAGGAGCAGCAGGAGTTTGGAAGAAAATGAGTTagtggaagaagaagaagataaggTATAT AAGAGGGGAAAGAGGAGGTGGATTTTTTTGAAACCAATCTGTCAAGAAACTATTATACAACATAAAGTTTCAGAATTTACAAGCTCTCCAATTCAAAATGGCGAAAATTCGGCCAAAAAACAAGCATTTGAGGGGCTCGTACGTGATCAAAGGCGTGCAGTTGCTGTGGCTATGGCGACTACAGCTGCTGCTGAGGCTGCAGTGGCAACAGCACAAGCCGCTGTAGAGATTATTAAGCTCACAAAACCGACTTTTCTCTTGGCTGATGGTAAAGAACAAAGTACTGCTGCTCTTGTGATTCAAACAGCCTTCAGAGGTTATCTg GCAAGAAGAGCCCTCTTTGCATTGAAGGGAATTGTGAAGCTGCAAGCTCTGGTGAGAGGACACAATATCCGGAAACGAGCAAAGATGACTCTACGATGTATTGAATCCCTAGTCCGAGTACAAGCTCGAGTATGCGAAGAACGGAGGAGGTTATCATTTGAAGGAACAAGTCCAGGCTCCATGTTCTACCTGGCCCAGAGTCTCCATGCATTT TCTACAAATGATTCGCGTGAGCATCCATGGACACAGGAGGAAATCCAGGCTCTGATTCAGCGAGGTAAAAAGTGTTCACTCAAACAG ATATTAAAGTTGGATTCCGAAGGAGAATCTGCATCTTCAAGCAAGAAAATAGCCTATCAAAGATATCCAATCAAGAATATTGTAGAAATCGACACTTCTTACAAGTACAACTCCTCACAACATCAACATAACAAACAAAGTCTCAGACCATCTCAAATCGCCCCACCCCGACATCGAGAACACCAAAATTTCTTACCTCATAGTCCATCCTCGTCGAAGTTCATACAAGTTCAGTTAACCAGCCCTCGTCGTCAAAGAGAGGAGAACTACTATCGATATTCAGAAAAGCCAGCTACCAAAAACTCAGGCCTCGTTCCTCGACCAAACTTTATGGCTGCCACTGCGTCGGCCATGGCTCGAGTGAGATCACACAGCGTGCCAAATCTGAGGTCTTTGAGCCCAAATAGAAAGCAAACTTTTTCGGTGAAGAAACGACTGTCTTTCATGGAAGGAGACAACATAGATGGTAACACGAATACCCCAAAGTATACAAGCATTCATTCCAATCAATTTAGCCTCGAGAGGACATCTAATGTGTCATCTTGA
- the LOC140990325 gene encoding protein IQ-DOMAIN 17-like isoform X3: MGKNGGNSWFSTVKKAFRTPPKDNGKRSSRSLEENELVEEEEDKKRGKRRWIFLKPICQETIIQHKVSEFTSSPIQNGENSAKKQAFEGLVRDQRRAVAVAMATTAAAEAAVATAQAAVEIIKLTKPTFLLADGKEQSTAALVIQTAFRGYLARRALFALKGIVKLQALVRGHNIRKRAKMTLRCIESLVRVQARVCEERRRLSFEGTSPGSMFYLAQSLHAFSTNDSREHPWTQEEIQALIQRGKKCSLKQILKLDSEGESASSSKKIAYQRYPIKNIVEIDTSYKYNSSQHQHNKQSLRPSQIAPPRHREHQNFLPHSPSSSKFIQVQLTSPRRQREENYYRYSEKPATKNSGLVPRPNFMAATASAMARVRSHSVPNLRSLSPNRKQTFSVKKRLSFMEGDNIDGNTNTPKYTSIHSNQFSLERTSNVSS, from the exons ATGGGAAAAAATGGTGGCAATTCTTGGTTCAGTACAGTGAAAAAGGCTTTCAGAACTCCTCCGAAAGATAATGGCAAGAGGAGCAGCAGGAGTTTGGAAGAAAATGAGTTagtggaagaagaagaagataag AAGAGGGGAAAGAGGAGGTGGATTTTTTTGAAACCAATCTGTCAAGAAACTATTATACAACATAAAGTTTCAGAATTTACAAGCTCTCCAATTCAAAATGGCGAAAATTCGGCCAAAAAACAAGCATTTGAGGGGCTCGTACGTGATCAAAGGCGTGCAGTTGCTGTGGCTATGGCGACTACAGCTGCTGCTGAGGCTGCAGTGGCAACAGCACAAGCCGCTGTAGAGATTATTAAGCTCACAAAACCGACTTTTCTCTTGGCTGATGGTAAAGAACAAAGTACTGCTGCTCTTGTGATTCAAACAGCCTTCAGAGGTTATCTg GCAAGAAGAGCCCTCTTTGCATTGAAGGGAATTGTGAAGCTGCAAGCTCTGGTGAGAGGACACAATATCCGGAAACGAGCAAAGATGACTCTACGATGTATTGAATCCCTAGTCCGAGTACAAGCTCGAGTATGCGAAGAACGGAGGAGGTTATCATTTGAAGGAACAAGTCCAGGCTCCATGTTCTACCTGGCCCAGAGTCTCCATGCATTT TCTACAAATGATTCGCGTGAGCATCCATGGACACAGGAGGAAATCCAGGCTCTGATTCAGCGAGGTAAAAAGTGTTCACTCAAACAG ATATTAAAGTTGGATTCCGAAGGAGAATCTGCATCTTCAAGCAAGAAAATAGCCTATCAAAGATATCCAATCAAGAATATTGTAGAAATCGACACTTCTTACAAGTACAACTCCTCACAACATCAACATAACAAACAAAGTCTCAGACCATCTCAAATCGCCCCACCCCGACATCGAGAACACCAAAATTTCTTACCTCATAGTCCATCCTCGTCGAAGTTCATACAAGTTCAGTTAACCAGCCCTCGTCGTCAAAGAGAGGAGAACTACTATCGATATTCAGAAAAGCCAGCTACCAAAAACTCAGGCCTCGTTCCTCGACCAAACTTTATGGCTGCCACTGCGTCGGCCATGGCTCGAGTGAGATCACACAGCGTGCCAAATCTGAGGTCTTTGAGCCCAAATAGAAAGCAAACTTTTTCGGTGAAGAAACGACTGTCTTTCATGGAAGGAGACAACATAGATGGTAACACGAATACCCCAAAGTATACAAGCATTCATTCCAATCAATTTAGCCTCGAGAGGACATCTAATGTGTCATCTTGA